A window of the Sporosarcina sp. FSL K6-2383 genome harbors these coding sequences:
- a CDS encoding DUF6440 family protein — protein sequence MKKRFKEKLKEHVSGGIIKIVVDTETGVNYLITSGLGLSGMTPLLDKDGKVVID from the coding sequence ATGAAAAAAAGATTTAAAGAAAAATTAAAAGAACACGTCAGTGGAGGCATTATTAAAATTGTAGTGGATACTGAAACAGGTGTAAATTATCTCATCACAAGTGGTCTTGGATTGAGTGGAATGACTCCGTTGCTAGATAAAGATGGGAAAGTAGTGATTGATTAA
- a CDS encoding SDR family NAD(P)-dependent oxidoreductase — MNKRKSVVVTGATSGVGYALTKRLLLEGHTVWATGRAPDKLWELQNAGAQTVPADLSDKEEMERLLAHIGTPDVVIFSAGVGAFDYAYEMSDEVIENMMAVNVVAPMQLTKRLLTGMMERKSGHFIFLGSQAGKVATPKASIYAASKHAIIGYTNALRMEVAPFGIAVTTINPGPIDTPFLDLADDTGTYRTSLGRHLLAVEDVVDAVMKTVARPVRDVNLPWYMGVTSKFHAVAPTLVERLGRKYFMKK; from the coding sequence ATGAACAAGCGTAAATCAGTTGTCGTGACAGGCGCGACGAGCGGTGTTGGCTATGCGCTGACGAAAAGGCTGTTGCTAGAAGGTCATACTGTTTGGGCAACGGGTAGAGCACCGGATAAGCTATGGGAATTGCAAAATGCAGGTGCACAAACAGTACCTGCGGATTTGTCCGACAAAGAGGAAATGGAACGGTTGTTGGCTCACATTGGTACGCCGGATGTTGTTATTTTTTCTGCTGGTGTAGGAGCGTTCGATTATGCCTACGAAATGTCGGATGAAGTAATCGAGAATATGATGGCTGTCAACGTCGTTGCGCCTATGCAACTGACTAAGCGATTGTTGACGGGGATGATGGAACGTAAAAGTGGGCACTTCATTTTTCTTGGGTCGCAAGCCGGAAAAGTAGCGACACCGAAAGCATCCATCTATGCAGCGTCGAAGCATGCCATTATCGGCTATACCAACGCATTGCGTATGGAAGTGGCACCATTTGGTATCGCCGTTACAACAATCAATCCTGGGCCAATTGACACGCCCTTTTTGGATTTGGCAGATGATACAGGCACCTACCGAACATCACTAGGCAGGCATTTATTGGCGGTGGAAGATGTTGTCGATGCGGTGATGAAAACAGTGGCACGTCCGGTGAGGGATGTCAATTTACCTTGGTATATGGGGGTTACGAGTAAATTCCATGCTGTCGCGCCAACGCTTGTAGAACGGCTGGGGCGTAAGTATTTTATGAAGAAATGA
- a CDS encoding MBL fold metallo-hydrolase, whose translation MIHKIILPTPFAVGDVNSFLVKGDTLSLVDAGPKTPEAYAALEHGIKEAGYAFNDIEQVILTHHHPDHAGWIDAFDRANVLGHTYNDLWLKRDDDFFQYHDAFYLERLLEEGVPEEYLFWVKRMKRSAALMGERPLDRLLAEGDALPGHEGWTVMETPGHAQSHLVFWHEQTGEMIGGDLVLEKVSSNPLIEPPLDPKMGRPRSLLQYNASLKRLLTLPIDIIYSGHGNDVRNIHPLIEGRLVKQRERAMKVLAMMDGGPRTIFELTKELFPAVYEKELGLTLSETIGQTDYLVDEGLVVETCDEGGVYHYEQA comes from the coding sequence ATGATACATAAAATTATACTTCCAACACCATTCGCAGTTGGCGATGTTAATTCATTTCTTGTAAAAGGGGATACGCTGTCGCTCGTCGATGCAGGACCAAAAACACCCGAGGCCTACGCGGCGCTTGAGCATGGCATTAAGGAAGCGGGGTATGCATTCAACGATATTGAACAAGTCATTTTGACACATCACCATCCTGATCACGCCGGATGGATTGACGCATTTGATCGGGCAAATGTGTTGGGGCATACCTATAACGATCTTTGGCTGAAGCGGGACGACGATTTCTTCCAGTATCATGATGCATTTTACTTGGAGCGTCTTTTGGAAGAAGGGGTTCCTGAGGAATATCTCTTCTGGGTCAAGCGCATGAAGCGCTCCGCCGCGTTAATGGGGGAGAGACCGCTCGATCGTCTACTTGCCGAGGGAGATGCACTGCCTGGACATGAAGGTTGGACGGTCATGGAAACACCAGGACATGCGCAAAGTCATCTCGTTTTTTGGCATGAACAAACGGGCGAAATGATTGGTGGGGATCTTGTGCTTGAAAAAGTATCTTCTAATCCACTCATTGAGCCGCCACTTGATCCGAAGATGGGACGTCCGCGTTCGCTATTACAATATAACGCGTCATTGAAACGGCTACTAACATTGCCTATTGATATCATTTACAGCGGGCATGGCAATGACGTGCGCAATATTCATCCGCTGATTGAAGGTCGCCTGGTGAAGCAGCGTGAACGAGCGATGAAGGTGTTGGCTATGATGGACGGTGGACCGCGCACGATTTTTGAACTCACAAAAGAGTTATTCCCGGCTGTTTATGAAAAAGAATTAGGGCTGACATTGTCCGAAACAATTGGTCAAACAGATTATCTTGTCGATGAGGGGCTTGTTGTTGAAACATGTGACGAAGGCGGCGTCTATCACTATGAACAAGCGTAA
- a CDS encoding SPFH domain-containing protein, whose protein sequence is MGLFGFFKSQFIEVIEWTDSSTNTLVYRFPVENNEIKMGAELTVRESQVAIFVNEGEIADVFGPGRHLLYTQNMPILTKLKSWKHGFESPFKAEVYFVNTKQFVNQKWGTSNPIMMRDAEFGMIRLRGYGIYSYRVSEPTVFLKELFGTSASYETNAIEDQLKKMILSGLTDLFAESKIPALDLAMHYDELSEQGQTKMKQRFNAFGFDITSLYIENLSLPEEVEKAMDKRTTMGVLGDMNQYQQYQAAEAIREAARNEGGGLAGAGAGLGAGAALGGMMANAFSASPQQPAAAQPAKINCPHCQAQILATAKFCGECGKTVQTEKVPCISCQAPINADAKFCGECGTQQVTEKTCTKCGKKNTPTAKFCGDCGDTL, encoded by the coding sequence ATGGGCTTATTCGGATTTTTCAAAAGTCAATTTATCGAAGTCATTGAATGGACGGATAGCAGTACAAATACGTTAGTCTACCGCTTCCCCGTTGAAAACAATGAAATTAAAATGGGTGCAGAGTTAACTGTACGAGAATCGCAAGTCGCGATTTTTGTCAATGAAGGCGAGATTGCAGACGTCTTTGGGCCTGGGCGACATCTCTTGTATACACAAAATATGCCGATTTTGACGAAGTTAAAATCCTGGAAACACGGCTTTGAATCACCTTTTAAAGCCGAAGTCTATTTTGTCAATACAAAGCAATTTGTCAATCAAAAATGGGGCACTTCTAACCCAATTATGATGCGGGATGCTGAATTTGGCATGATTCGTTTACGGGGTTATGGGATTTATTCCTACCGAGTATCTGAACCAACTGTATTTCTCAAAGAACTGTTTGGAACGAGTGCATCTTACGAGACAAATGCAATTGAGGATCAACTGAAAAAGATGATTTTGTCCGGATTGACAGATCTTTTTGCGGAGTCAAAAATTCCTGCATTGGATTTGGCGATGCATTACGATGAATTGAGCGAGCAAGGGCAAACGAAGATGAAACAACGCTTCAACGCGTTCGGCTTCGACATCACTTCCCTCTATATTGAAAACTTATCATTGCCTGAAGAAGTCGAAAAAGCGATGGATAAGCGCACAACGATGGGCGTACTCGGTGACATGAATCAGTATCAGCAATACCAAGCGGCGGAAGCAATTCGTGAAGCAGCTCGCAATGAAGGCGGCGGATTGGCAGGCGCTGGTGCGGGACTTGGTGCAGGTGCTGCTCTCGGCGGCATGATGGCCAATGCATTTTCAGCATCCCCACAACAACCAGCGGCAGCACAGCCAGCCAAAATAAACTGTCCGCATTGCCAAGCACAAATTCTAGCAACCGCTAAATTTTGTGGAGAATGTGGCAAAACGGTTCAAACCGAGAAAGTCCCTTGTATTAGCTGTCAAGCTCCAATCAATGCAGATGCCAAATTCTGCGGAGAATGTGGCACACAGCAAGTAACAGAAAAAACTTGTACGAAATGCGGCAAGAAAAATACACCAACAGCAAAATTCTGTGGCGACTGTGGAGATACGCTATAA
- the proC gene encoding pyrroline-5-carboxylate reductase, with amino-acid sequence MKKIVFIGAGSMAEAVIAGIVKQGVIEPQQVYVMNKSDDERLISLQNKYGISIVCKNKEALKTADLVVLATKPKDIHQAMSDIRPLLTTQAAVLSVIAGVSIETIENGLGTRPVARSMPNTSATIGKSATGVAMNNAVDETLRKHVLGLLEAIGLVKEVEEDDLHAVTALSGSGPAYVYYLAEALEEAAIAKGISKDVARSLIIQTLEGAAAMMKETGTEPAELRKNVTSPNGTTEAGLKALEGRLFKEAIGECIDKATARSRELGAQS; translated from the coding sequence ATGAAGAAAATTGTATTTATAGGTGCAGGTTCAATGGCAGAAGCCGTTATTGCAGGGATTGTTAAACAAGGTGTCATTGAGCCACAGCAAGTCTATGTGATGAATAAATCAGATGACGAAAGACTGATTTCACTACAAAATAAATATGGTATTTCGATCGTTTGTAAAAATAAAGAAGCATTGAAAACAGCCGATTTAGTTGTACTGGCGACAAAACCGAAAGACATTCATCAGGCGATGTCGGACATTCGCCCTCTTCTTACGACACAAGCAGCTGTTTTATCTGTCATTGCGGGCGTTTCCATCGAGACGATTGAAAATGGACTCGGCACAAGGCCAGTCGCTCGTTCCATGCCAAACACCTCTGCAACAATCGGTAAATCAGCAACTGGTGTTGCTATGAATAATGCTGTCGATGAAACTTTGCGTAAGCATGTCCTCGGTCTATTGGAAGCCATCGGTCTCGTGAAAGAAGTCGAAGAAGACGATCTTCATGCAGTCACCGCCCTATCCGGCAGTGGACCTGCTTATGTTTACTATTTGGCAGAAGCCCTTGAAGAAGCCGCAATCGCCAAAGGCATTTCCAAAGACGTCGCACGCTCTCTTATCATCCAAACACTCGAAGGCGCCGCGGCGATGATGAAAGAAACGGGCACAGAACCAGCGGAATTGCGGAAAAATGTAACGAGTCCGAATGGCACGACTGAAGCAGGATTAAAAGCATTGGAAGGTAGATTGTTTAAAGAAGCGATTGGAGAATGTATTGATAAAGCGACAGCACGCTCGCGGGAGCTTGGTGCGCAGTCTTAA
- a CDS encoding FtsW/RodA/SpoVE family cell cycle protein, with translation MRKSSQSFLGEVRDQIKSKEAKEFVAVELDYHLKEAKNKWLEKGLDETVAEEKAVMQMGSPITLGQKLNKLHRPKVDWLMVMLLVTTMGLGFLPILFIETEFLLRFNVNASYFTTQKVIYSLVGGMLAFSIMLINYRRVERFGWLFYGLAMLFLVILQLSPNLRNGKSLLVIGPYSLDSLITMPFFLLAWASFFNHKKLKLWHLGLLFIVSFWFLLNTANLPAVYIYTVMVFGLFWCSRFSRKIKLTITGGIVGSFLLLVFTAWPSMKMYQVVRLLAFVNPEQYAEGEGYMMLLLQEHISKAGWFGNVLNSGVIPDVHADFVFAGFTYYFGWLAAFALFTILALFIVRIILIARNVHDPFGKLLLVGAVALYTVQLVSNIAMTLGLIPITSISLPFISYGLMPILLNAFIIGVVLSVYRRKDLTSMRSAQPQQ, from the coding sequence GTGCGCAAGAGTAGTCAATCCTTTTTAGGAGAAGTCAGGGATCAGATTAAATCAAAAGAAGCGAAAGAGTTTGTGGCGGTTGAGTTGGATTATCATCTAAAAGAAGCGAAGAACAAGTGGTTGGAAAAAGGATTAGATGAAACAGTAGCCGAAGAAAAAGCGGTCATGCAGATGGGTAGTCCGATAACGCTGGGGCAAAAGCTGAATAAGCTTCATCGACCTAAAGTGGATTGGCTGATGGTGATGTTGTTGGTTACGACGATGGGGTTGGGGTTTTTACCGATTTTGTTTATTGAAACAGAATTTCTATTGCGGTTTAACGTAAATGCCAGCTATTTTACTACACAGAAAGTTATCTATTCCTTGGTAGGTGGGATGTTGGCTTTCAGCATAATGTTAATAAATTATCGAAGAGTAGAAAGGTTTGGCTGGTTATTTTATGGGCTTGCTATGCTTTTTTTAGTGATACTGCAACTTTCTCCAAATTTACGCAATGGTAAATCTCTCCTAGTGATAGGACCCTATTCGTTGGATAGCTTGATAACTATGCCATTTTTTCTTTTAGCATGGGCTTCCTTTTTTAATCATAAAAAGTTGAAGCTTTGGCATTTAGGTTTATTGTTCATAGTTTCTTTTTGGTTCCTCTTGAACACTGCGAATCTTCCGGCAGTGTATATCTATACCGTCATGGTATTTGGGCTATTTTGGTGCAGTCGGTTTAGTCGAAAAATAAAACTTACGATTACCGGCGGAATAGTGGGCTCATTTCTTTTGCTAGTTTTTACAGCTTGGCCATCTATGAAAATGTATCAGGTAGTTCGGCTTTTGGCATTTGTCAATCCAGAACAGTATGCAGAGGGGGAGGGCTATATGATGTTGCTCCTCCAAGAACATATATCAAAGGCAGGTTGGTTTGGAAACGTACTGAATAGTGGAGTGATACCAGATGTCCACGCCGATTTTGTTTTTGCTGGCTTTACATATTACTTTGGCTGGCTAGCTGCCTTTGCACTATTCACCATTCTTGCACTTTTTATAGTGAGAATTATATTGATTGCTCGAAACGTCCATGATCCATTTGGCAAGCTGTTGTTAGTGGGCGCAGTTGCGCTGTATACGGTTCAGTTAGTTAGCAATATTGCAATGACGTTAGGATTGATTCCGATTACTTCCATTTCTTTGCCGTTCATCAGTTACGGCTTAATGCCGATTTTGCTGAATGCTTTTATAATAGGTGTTGTGTTGAGTGTTTATCGGCGGAAGGACTTGACGTCTATGAGATCGGCGCAGCCACAGCAATAG
- a CDS encoding PadR family transcriptional regulator, whose translation MENRLKGLKKSMDETAFSQLHFTEQHRKEIRTKISETDDSVLLAVMQLLVEEKTGYELVQFLGGRGIRKFEDNEGSLYALLHRLEQNGCLQSSWNEAAVKYYQLNNKGNKLLRKMEKQSSNRRFALKDIVKGGVTSAQE comes from the coding sequence ATGGAGAATCGTTTAAAAGGACTAAAAAAATCAATGGATGAGACTGCATTTAGCCAACTCCATTTTACGGAACAGCATCGCAAGGAAATTCGGACAAAAATTAGTGAAACGGATGACAGTGTTTTATTGGCGGTCATGCAGCTACTGGTCGAAGAAAAAACGGGTTATGAATTGGTGCAGTTTTTAGGAGGACGGGGCATTCGTAAATTTGAAGACAACGAAGGCAGCTTATATGCGTTGTTGCATCGGCTAGAGCAAAATGGTTGCTTACAATCCAGCTGGAACGAGGCGGCGGTGAAATATTATCAGTTAAACAATAAAGGCAATAAGTTATTACGGAAAATGGAGAAGCAATCTAGCAATAGAAGATTCGCTTTGAAAGACATCGTGAAGGGGGGAGTGACAAGTGCGCAAGAGTAG
- a CDS encoding sigma-70 family RNA polymerase sigma factor has translation MEEVIVKAFETEDREVLMDEIMSRYGQDILRLVYSYVNNKELAEDLTQDIFVKCYKSLHTYKGRSSLRTWLWRIAINHCKDFLKSWYNKHVVITEEQPISHRTTKEMVEEVVIQKEEDDQLIAALMALPIKYREVIYLFYYEELLIKEIAVITVASVNTVKTRLRRAKELLKERLEA, from the coding sequence GTGGAGGAAGTAATTGTTAAAGCGTTTGAAACAGAAGACAGGGAAGTCCTAATGGATGAGATTATGAGTCGCTATGGACAGGATATCTTAAGGCTTGTGTATTCCTACGTGAATAATAAAGAATTGGCAGAGGATTTAACACAGGATATTTTTGTGAAATGTTATAAATCTCTTCATACATACAAAGGAAGATCATCTCTGCGTACGTGGTTGTGGCGTATTGCGATCAATCATTGTAAGGACTTTTTGAAAAGTTGGTATAACAAACATGTTGTCATTACAGAGGAACAACCGATTAGCCACCGAACGACAAAAGAAATGGTGGAAGAGGTTGTTATTCAAAAAGAAGAGGATGATCAATTAATTGCCGCGCTTATGGCGCTGCCGATTAAATATCGAGAAGTCATCTATCTTTTTTATTACGAGGAATTGTTGATCAAGGAAATTGCGGTTATCACTGTGGCTAGTGTGAATACGGTTAAAACGCGGCTTAGACGTGCGAAAGAATTATTGAAAGAACGATTGGAGGCGTAA
- a CDS encoding sugar nucleotide-binding protein produces MKKVLILGASGLVGKAIVKECVEDFDVYGTYFSTETDLADDKQFQLNIQDEGAMKEIFQVVQPDIILSSLRGDFEEQFTFHQNLSEAITNKTTRLYYFSTTNVFDGDLSRHHCESDAPIAESDYGRFKINCENMLTQSLGNRATIIRIPGIWGKSSSRMDNLKKNLEAAEPIQAYCNLECSFLSDVQLARQVRFIFENELTGIVHLAAVDKVKENTFVERVASRLTTQDISMQYKAYEDKEATYYFGLVSNREDLPDNLNITTEDIISYLVG; encoded by the coding sequence ATGAAAAAAGTACTGATACTTGGTGCTAGTGGATTGGTTGGAAAAGCGATTGTGAAGGAATGCGTAGAGGATTTTGATGTATATGGTACATATTTTTCAACAGAAACGGATCTTGCGGACGACAAACAATTTCAATTAAACATTCAGGATGAGGGAGCGATGAAAGAAATATTTCAAGTAGTTCAGCCCGATATTATTCTTTCAAGTTTACGAGGAGATTTTGAAGAGCAGTTCACATTCCATCAAAACTTGTCCGAGGCAATAACAAATAAAACAACAAGGCTTTATTATTTTTCAACGACAAATGTTTTTGATGGTGATTTGTCTAGGCATCATTGTGAATCAGATGCACCGATTGCTGAATCGGATTACGGACGTTTTAAAATAAACTGTGAAAATATGCTAACGCAATCACTGGGAAATCGTGCGACGATTATTAGAATTCCTGGTATTTGGGGAAAAAGCTCATCTCGCATGGATAATCTGAAAAAGAATCTTGAAGCAGCTGAGCCTATTCAAGCTTATTGTAATTTAGAGTGTAGCTTTCTATCGGATGTCCAGTTAGCGCGCCAAGTACGCTTCATTTTTGAAAATGAATTGACTGGAATAGTCCATTTAGCTGCAGTAGACAAAGTGAAAGAAAACACGTTCGTCGAAAGGGTAGCGAGTAGATTAACAACTCAGGACATAAGTATGCAATATAAAGCTTATGAAGATAAAGAGGCTACTTATTATTTTGGCCTTGTGTCAAATCGTGAGGACTTACCGGATAATCTTAACATCACGACCGAGGATATTATTTCTTATTTGGTTGGATGA
- a CDS encoding pentapeptide repeat-containing protein, which produces MKIDSPKIPNDLPVMNFQDIFYQEDPELELCVINDSVFTNEVLDRPRLSQMFVKNCKFNNTDFSHIEMTDVIFENCDFSNANLSNSSIHRVVFKNCKLLGLDLTESRFGNVEFDNSVLNLTGFGNSKLEKVKFQESSLISADFYDCIFKNIEFNSCKIDGSNFEKTRLKGVDLSNSTFESLIVSFEDLNGCKINSYQAVQIASLLGLIVTD; this is translated from the coding sequence ATGAAAATTGATTCGCCCAAAATCCCTAACGATTTACCTGTAATGAATTTCCAAGATATTTTTTATCAAGAAGATCCAGAACTTGAATTGTGCGTCATTAATGATTCCGTTTTTACAAATGAAGTATTGGATAGGCCACGATTATCTCAAATGTTTGTGAAAAATTGTAAGTTTAACAATACGGATTTTAGCCATATCGAAATGACTGACGTTATTTTTGAGAATTGTGATTTTTCAAATGCGAATTTAAGTAACTCATCCATACATAGGGTCGTATTTAAAAATTGCAAATTATTAGGGCTAGATTTGACAGAGTCTCGCTTCGGCAATGTAGAATTTGATAATTCTGTATTAAACTTAACCGGATTTGGCAATTCAAAACTCGAAAAAGTTAAATTTCAGGAGAGCTCATTAATCAGTGCTGATTTTTATGATTGCATCTTCAAAAATATCGAGTTTAACTCATGCAAAATTGATGGTTCAAACTTTGAAAAAACGCGACTTAAAGGGGTTGACCTAAGTAACTCTACTTTTGAGTCGCTTATCGTATCTTTTGAGGACCTTAATGGCTGTAAAATAAATTCTTATCAGGCAGTTCAAATCGCTTCTTTATTAGGCTTGATAGTTACTGATTAA
- a CDS encoding GNAT family N-acetyltransferase → MHTLNLLKFTLIDFAEYFSLVSNESVMAQITEYAIPFEEAQINFQKLLIRNEQYEHFGSYKIYDNSINEFIGLGHLTLDEENSEVAEIGYMIKPEHWGKGYGGEIAKVLIERARKSDVKKIKAIIDPDNIASRKILIKQGFVSEVICEIGGLPGEILCKKLFFSDIYY, encoded by the coding sequence GTGCACACACTAAATTTACTAAAATTTACCTTAATCGATTTCGCTGAATATTTTAGTCTCGTATCTAATGAAAGTGTTATGGCGCAAATTACAGAGTATGCTATTCCTTTTGAAGAGGCCCAAATCAATTTTCAAAAGTTATTAATACGTAATGAACAATATGAACACTTTGGTTCCTATAAAATCTACGATAATTCAATCAATGAATTTATTGGACTTGGCCATTTAACTTTGGATGAAGAAAACAGTGAAGTAGCTGAAATAGGTTATATGATAAAGCCAGAACATTGGGGTAAAGGGTATGGAGGTGAGATAGCGAAAGTATTAATTGAAAGAGCTAGGAAATCAGATGTAAAGAAAATCAAAGCCATTATTGACCCAGATAATATTGCCTCTAGAAAAATATTAATTAAGCAAGGATTTGTCTCTGAAGTAATTTGTGAAATTGGTGGGTTACCGGGGGAAATACTTTGTAAAAAACTATTCTTTTCAGATATTTACTATTGA
- a CDS encoding serine hydrolase domain-containing protein, whose amino-acid sequence MSKKQFVIVKMLIIAILLMLKTSTNGVVFANENEFTNGNRDIAKIDEFMKNEIERLNIPGAALAIVKGNQVEYMRGYGVSNPEGAEMTSQTPIVLGSTTKSFTALAIMQLVEQGKINLEEPVLSYIPWFRVVDEAASKKITIQHLLNQTSGLSTYDGQVAISQGDQTLKEHVQSLEIIELTYPVGDQYQYSNLNYNILGLVIEEVTKKSYKEYIREYIFKPLEMNNSYTDPNDVENNTIVEGYQTVFGFKVPTQQLVHEGTVSSGYIISSAEDMANCMIAQLNQGEFKGKNILAANAMSVVHHPSSFIGNDTYYAMGWEVNNEIISHNGWTENTYSKVLLDGEYGISLQINSMDYFNLNEYDAIVSGINKLVHNEEPSLSNSNPFMKYVIIDLVLLIIVSLIVWSAFRTFKPGKRKITTSRKILTGLSIVVFNWLLPLITLIGFPTLFGPLSTVKLFAPGIGHLVFLIPLLLLIVGFVKLGKVILKKNTLDA is encoded by the coding sequence ATGTCGAAAAAACAATTTGTAATCGTTAAAATGTTAATAATCGCCATACTACTAATGCTAAAGACAAGCACTAATGGAGTAGTATTCGCAAACGAAAATGAATTCACAAATGGTAATCGAGATATTGCTAAGATTGATGAATTTATGAAAAATGAAATTGAGAGACTGAACATTCCAGGTGCTGCATTAGCCATCGTAAAGGGAAATCAGGTTGAATACATGCGAGGATATGGTGTTTCGAACCCAGAGGGGGCAGAAATGACATCGCAAACGCCAATTGTTCTTGGATCGACTACTAAATCGTTCACAGCTCTTGCAATAATGCAGCTAGTAGAACAAGGAAAAATCAATTTAGAAGAACCGGTGCTATCATACATACCTTGGTTTCGAGTTGTAGATGAAGCAGCATCTAAAAAAATCACCATTCAACACTTACTGAACCAAACAAGTGGTCTTTCTACATATGATGGTCAAGTAGCTATATCACAAGGGGATCAAACATTAAAAGAGCATGTTCAAAGCTTGGAAATTATAGAATTGACATATCCTGTTGGTGATCAATATCAATATTCGAATTTAAATTATAACATTTTAGGTTTAGTCATTGAAGAAGTTACGAAAAAGTCATATAAAGAGTATATAAGAGAATATATATTTAAGCCACTTGAAATGAACAATAGCTATACTGACCCGAATGATGTTGAAAATAATACTATTGTGGAAGGATATCAAACTGTATTTGGATTCAAGGTGCCAACACAGCAATTAGTCCATGAAGGAACTGTTTCTTCTGGTTACATTATCTCTAGTGCGGAAGATATGGCAAATTGTATGATTGCACAATTGAATCAGGGAGAATTCAAAGGGAAAAATATTTTAGCAGCGAATGCCATGAGTGTAGTGCATCATCCATCATCATTTATCGGGAATGATACCTATTATGCTATGGGATGGGAAGTGAATAACGAAATAATCTCCCATAATGGGTGGACAGAAAACACATATTCAAAAGTATTGTTAGATGGCGAGTATGGTATCAGCCTGCAGATCAATTCAATGGATTATTTTAATCTTAATGAATACGATGCCATCGTAAGTGGGATAAACAAGCTGGTACATAATGAAGAACCTTCTCTATCTAATAGCAATCCTTTTATGAAATATGTAATTATTGATTTGGTTTTACTGATAATTGTTTCTTTAATTGTTTGGTCGGCTTTTAGAACTTTCAAACCCGGAAAACGTAAAATAACAACATCCCGTAAGATTCTAACTGGATTATCTATAGTAGTATTTAACTGGCTGCTGCCATTGATTACTTTAATTGGATTCCCTACATTATTTGGCCCTCTGTCTACGGTAAAATTATTTGCTCCTGGAATAGGGCATCTGGTATTTTTAATACCTTTACTCCTTTTAATTGTGGGATTCGTTAAATTAGGTAAAGTAATACTAAAGAAAAATACTTTGGATGCATAA
- a CDS encoding DNA alkylation repair protein — MNVETVMEELETLGKERMKKMYMSNGAHEPLFGVATGAMKPMVKTIKINQPLAEELYATGNYDAMYFAGVIADPKAMTESDYDRWMDAAYFYMLSDYVVSVTLSESDIAQEVADKWIASGDELRMSAGWSCYCWLLGSRKDVEFSESKMSDMLDFVENTIHDSPERTKSAMNNFVYTVGTSYLPLHEKAVETAKAIGVVEIKKDNKKSSFINVGENIDKMVDKGKIGFKRRHVRC; from the coding sequence ATGAATGTAGAAACGGTTATGGAGGAGCTTGAAACTCTTGGTAAGGAACGAATGAAAAAAATGTACATGTCCAATGGTGCGCATGAGCCGCTTTTCGGCGTGGCTACAGGTGCTATGAAACCAATGGTAAAAACCATAAAAATAAACCAGCCTTTAGCTGAAGAGCTTTATGCGACTGGGAACTACGATGCCATGTACTTTGCAGGTGTTATTGCAGACCCCAAAGCCATGACAGAGTCGGATTATGATCGTTGGATGGACGCAGCGTATTTTTATATGCTGTCCGATTATGTAGTGTCCGTAACGTTATCGGAGTCAGATATTGCACAAGAAGTTGCCGATAAATGGATCGCAAGTGGGGACGAGCTAAGAATGTCGGCGGGCTGGAGCTGCTACTGTTGGCTATTAGGGAGTCGGAAAGATGTGGAGTTTTCGGAAAGTAAGATGTCCGATATGCTTGATTTTGTGGAAAATACGATTCATGATTCACCTGAGCGGACGAAATCCGCTATGAATAATTTTGTATACACGGTGGGAACTTCCTATTTGCCGCTCCACGAAAAGGCAGTCGAGACCGCAAAAGCGATTGGAGTAGTAGAAATTAAAAAAGATAATAAAAAGAGCAGTTTTATAAATGTGGGTGAAAATATCGATAAAATGGTTGATAAAGGGAAGATTGGTTTTAAGCGTAGGCATGTGAGGTGTTAA